From one Anomalospiza imberbis isolate Cuckoo-Finch-1a 21T00152 chromosome 25, ASM3175350v1, whole genome shotgun sequence genomic stretch:
- the HEYL gene encoding hairy/enhancer-of-split related with YRPW motif-like protein has protein sequence MKRLCEESSSDTESDGTIDVGREEEYSHVSRSVSPTTTSQIQARKKRRGIIEKRRRDRINSSLSELRRLVPTAFEKQGSSKLEKAEILQMTVDHLKMLHATGGTGFLDARALAVDYRSIGFRECLTEVVRYLGILEGQNAADPIRLRLLSHLNNYVAEMEPSPVATSLLPIQTWPWSFLHGAAGPVQIPRREAAPAPVVLTASSLAYPSPAVRPAPLRRVPGEMLPSRRSFLASRMGSSSRRARGASSAAAVPAVPRMPSPAGALREGSSKSSQIATFLFSPASAGIPVPPAYAAPPILGAAAQGPGIRVGTSRICRSWATEIGAF, from the exons ATGAAGCGGCTCTGCGAGGAGAGCTCGTCCGACACGGAGTCTGACGGCACCATCGACGTGGGCCGGGAGGAGGAGTACAG CCATGTTTCCAGGTCTGTGTCTCCCACCACGACATCTCAGATACAagccaggaagaagaggagagGG ATCATCGAGAAGCGGCGCCGAGACCGCATCAACAGCAGCCTCTCGGAGCTGCGGCGCCTGGTGCCCACGGCCTTCGAGAAGCAG GGGTCTTCCAAGCTGGAGAAGGCAGAAATTCTACAAATGACAGTGGATCACTTAAAAATGCTTCACGCCACAGGAGGAACAG GCTTCCTGGATGCCCGGGCTCTGGCTGTGGATTACAGAAGCATCGGCTTCCGTGAGTGTCTCACCGAAGTTGTCAGGTACCTGGGCATCCTCGAGGGCCAAAACGCTGCCGACCCCATCCGGCTGCGACTCCTCTCCCACCTGAATAATTACGTGGCAGAAATGGAGCCTTCACCCGTGGCCACGTCCCTGCTGCCCATCCAGACCTGGCCCTGGTCCTTCCTGCACGGCGCCGCCGGCCCTGTGCAGATCCCCAGGAGGGAGGCTGCTCCCGCTCCGGTTGTTTTGACTGCATCTTCCCTGGCTtaccccagccctgcagtgaggCCGGCCCCTCTCCGCCGCGTCCCCGGCGAGATGCTGCCGTCCCGCCGGAGCTTCCTGGCCAGCAGGATGGGCTCCTCCAGCCGGAGGGCCCGCGGCGCCAGCTCGGCCGCAGCCGTGCCAGCCGTGCCCAGGATGCCGTCGCCAGCGGGAGCACTGAGAGAGGGCTCGTCCAAGAGCAGCCAAATCGCCACATTcctcttctccccagcctctgccgGCATCCCTGTGCCGCCAGCTTATGCAGCGCCACCCATCTTGGGCGCTGCCGCGCAGGGACCAGGGATCAGGGTTGGGACATCCAGGATCTGCCGCTCCTGGGCGACGGAAATCGGGGCTTTCTga